A window of the Deinobacterium chartae genome harbors these coding sequences:
- a CDS encoding ROK family protein, whose translation MTQTNPMRLLNRGALLGLLLEEPRLTRAQLAGRSGLSKVTVTAIVQDLLEEGVVHEAGRASGTTGRPASALELSPHVGTAAGIDLQAHSLQIALSGPDARRVDEHGLELSGAAAVNEALEEALRLIRARSPFGPLRTLTVALPAPVGEGGLPQEPNSLPEFDAAALRARCERQGISLEFANDVNLAAVAEHAAGAARGADNSVLLLERETGVGLGLFLGGQLYSGERGRAGELGLTRWPLPTQGDRLIERLEEPQRTEGLAYLVAALATALDLSQVILQAGSPLEARLRELLPADIRVRESFFGARGPAQGAAASSARRLREALLAGPQEPRKENA comes from the coding sequence GTGACCCAGACGAACCCCATGCGCCTCCTCAACCGGGGGGCTTTGCTCGGGCTGTTGCTCGAGGAGCCCCGACTCACCCGTGCCCAGCTGGCCGGACGCAGCGGCCTGTCCAAGGTCACCGTCACCGCCATCGTGCAGGACCTGCTCGAAGAAGGCGTGGTCCACGAGGCCGGACGGGCCAGCGGCACCACCGGTCGCCCCGCCAGCGCCCTCGAGCTCTCGCCGCACGTGGGCACGGCCGCCGGTATCGATTTACAGGCACACTCGCTGCAGATCGCCCTCTCGGGCCCCGACGCACGCCGCGTCGACGAGCACGGCCTGGAGCTGAGCGGGGCCGCAGCGGTCAACGAGGCCCTCGAGGAGGCGCTGCGGCTGATTCGCGCCCGCTCGCCGTTCGGACCGCTGCGCACCCTCACCGTGGCCCTGCCCGCTCCGGTGGGCGAAGGCGGCCTGCCCCAGGAACCCAACAGCCTGCCCGAGTTCGACGCGGCCGCCCTGCGCGCCCGCTGCGAGCGCCAGGGCATCTCGCTGGAATTCGCCAACGACGTCAACCTCGCCGCCGTGGCCGAACACGCCGCCGGCGCCGCGCGCGGCGCGGACAACTCCGTGCTGCTGCTCGAGCGCGAAACCGGCGTGGGCCTGGGACTCTTTCTGGGCGGCCAGCTGTACAGCGGCGAGCGCGGGCGCGCCGGCGAACTGGGGCTGACCCGCTGGCCGCTGCCCACCCAAGGCGACCGCCTGATCGAACGCCTCGAGGAACCGCAGCGCACCGAGGGCCTCGCCTACCTGGTGGCGGCGCTCGCCACCGCCTTGGACCTGTCACAGGTGATCTTGCAGGCGGGCAGCCCGCTCGAGGCGCGGCTGCGCGAACTGCTGCCCGCCGACATCCGGGTGCGCGAAAGCTTTTTCGGCGCGCGCGGCCCCGCGCAGGGCGCCGCGGCGAGCAGCGCCAGACGGCTGCGCGAAGCGCTGCTCGCCGGACCGCAAGAACCCCGCAAGGAGAACGCATGA